CCTTGATGAGCAGAAGGTTCTGATCGGGAATGACTTCCATCACCTTCAGATTTTTCACCGTCACACGGTCACATCCCATATGGCCCGGCATCCCCCGCCCCTTGATGATCTTTCCGGGGAAGACACACTGACCGATCGAGCCCGGCGCCCTGTGAAACCGGGAGCCGTGGGTCTTGGGACCGCCGCCGAAACCGTGTCTCTTGATCACACCGGCAAACCCTTTTCCTTTGCTCACACCCGTGACATGGACCTGATCTCCAACCGCAAAGGCTTCCGCCGTCAACTCCATGCCCGGCGTCAACTCCGATACATCCTCAACAC
This sequence is a window from Deltaproteobacteria bacterium. Protein-coding genes within it:
- the rplC gene encoding 50S ribosomal protein L3, giving the protein MLTELIGRKIGMTQIFEKDAGRMTPVTVVQVGPCRIVQVKRLEKEGYNAVQLGFEEERKKRHAKKSLVGHSKKHGVPQFRHLQEVRVEDVSELTPGMELTAEAFAVGDQVHVTGVSKGKGFAGVIKRHGFGGGPKTHGSRFHRAPGSIGQCVFPGKIIKGRGMPGHMGCDRVTVKNLKVMEVIPDQNLLLIKGAVPGANNGILRIRKKTAS